A genomic stretch from Psilocybe cubensis strain MGC-MH-2018 chromosome 1, whole genome shotgun sequence includes:
- a CDS encoding Chitin synthase 3 produces MDNRGADRRPPRSARPTSHSASPNPQQQQQQQQPRPPIHPSEGSKAGVSFQDVEQGDRKGHLDDHRQRSASAYVPQLLSGDPEHSDQFDPARVARKKSLVRPDREKIDPGHRQWHYRSHVAQLEEEGAGRVGVMPSSTGNYPQLRRGRSLLAREEDVHESGLALFKRGHTLRRKRQQPSTSSAPPIPEPKKKSGLWKGPGPGGPWMTYCMLLTILVPSFLLKSCGIRSPEQQRAWREKMGLLSIIGALMAGVGFLTFGFTISVCGKPPNRFHGGAIGDDHIGNGSVVIHGYDYNFTNFRHPAAGSTFNGTTNPLLTGGWNLAGNDASFLFQKTNQNCLGLITRASSSSITGNGNRLDWYFPCNIFSQYGASGANITGYETPTNCHLTSNARALLERVQVLGQVYYTWDDIKNPKRNLAVYGSTVLDLNLLNWLSGAQVNYPKIFDDMKTPNGTFNGKDLTMLFERSKQQQLGHCLQDIVNIGFIDTNSIGCVASSVVLYLSLIFIIGVVGIRFIMAVMFQWFFSWKLGNFPRETYEQRMQRSTEIENWTNDIYRPAPSELRPNVNKNGLRPGKGNRKTFLPSHSRFTPSDNLLKTTGGRPTTAYGMLDSSNTNYKRSTMYSTKGGKGTPPDSPNYRQSRSTMSLAEGSPRGNFADNPCPFPLINVVPQPPIDYEPFNFPLAHTICLVTAYSESVEGLRTTLDSLATTDYPNSHKVILVIADGMVKGAGNTMTTPEICLTMMKEFIIPVNEVEPHSYVAIADGHKRHNMAKVYAGYYDYDDATTERSKQQRVPMVLVAKCGNPLEANDPKPGNRGKRDSQIVLMAFLQKVMFDERMTTFEYEFFNSLWRVTGVSPDRYELVLCVDADTKVFPDSLTRMVSCMIHDEDIMGLCGETKIANKAETFVTMMQVFEYYISHHMTKAFESMFGGVTCLPGCFTMYRIKAPKGDSGYWVPILANPDIVEHYSENVVDTLHKKNLLLLGEDRYLTTLMLKTFPKRKNVFCPQAVCKTVVPDTFRVLLSQRRRWINSTIHNLAELLLVRDLCGTFCFSMQFVVGMELAGTLVLPAAIAFTLYLIVVSIIPGGTNTTIPLILLAIVLGLPGLLIVVTSRKIAYVGWMLVYLISLPIWNGLLPAYAFWHFDDFSWGETRKVLGDKGGDHGDKEGEFDSSHIVMKRWAEFERDRRWKSGTQSRDSTYERKTDSNRYSLASNSDLTHQPPAFDASTLESANYSNPRPRHDSNALLMLPAPLAVSNRQLMSSASSVGMSRSSEDANYPPDNGSGSNLRLIPSPQTNDSYTTETSESPSANQRLLSPTSPFDPRFSRQGPSPQPPSDPQNPFRSQTTSPTNYDEHTPFVPDYDDPTGRGGRGVRLMDSGPVPGPEGVRRVARQAGRRPTSQAPPQNRYSRSSTVFSLPPGAAPPQPNYGSPPQ; encoded by the exons ATGGACAACAGGGGTGCTGACAGGCGGCCTCCCCGCTCAGCCCGCCCCACTTCCCATTCAGCCTCCCCCAAcccccagcagcagcagcagcagcagcagccccGCCCGCCTATTCACCCATCAGAGGGCTCCAAGGCCGGCGTCTCTTTTCAAGATGTAGAGCAGGGCGACAGGAAGGGTCATCTTGACGACCATAGGCAGCGCAGCGCCTCCGCTTATGTCCCCCAGCTCTTGAGCGGCGATCCAGAGCACTCGGACCAGTTCGACCCTGCGCGTGtggcgaggaagaaaagTCTCGTGCGTCCAGATCGCGAGAAGATAGATCCAGGTCACAGGCAATGGCACTATCGCAGTCATGTAGCTCAGctcgaggaggagggggcaGGCAGAGTGGGCGTCATGCCGTCAT CCACAGGAAACTACCCTCAGCTGCGCAGAGGTCGTTCTCTTCTTGCCCGAGAAGAGGATGTACACGAGTCAGGCCTTGCCCTTTTCAAACGCGGCCACACCCTTCGAAGGAAACGCCAGCAGCCTTCCACATCTTCTGCGCCTCCGATTCCAGAGCCCAAGAAAAAATCAGGGCTATGGAAGGGCCCTGGTCCTGGTGGTCCCTGGATGACTTACTGTATGCTCCTTACTATCTTGGTCCCCTCATTTCTCTTAAAGTCTTGTG GAATCCGCAGTCCAGAACAGCAGCGAGCCTGGAGGGAAAAGATGGGACTTTTATCCATTATTGGAGCACTGATGGCTGGCGTCGGTTTTCTCACCTTTGGTTTCACCATAAGTGTCTGTGGGAAACCTCCTAATCGATTTCATGGTGGTGCCATTGGTGACGACCACATTGGAAATGGCTCAGTTGTTATCCATGGCTATGATTACAACTTCACAAACTTCCGTCATCCAGCGGCCGGCAGTACCTTTAATGGTACCACCAACCCTTTGTTGACTGGTGGTTGGAATCTCGCTGGCAACGATGCTTCGTTTTTATTCCAAAAGACAAATCAAAACTGTTTGGGATTGATTACGCGCGCCTCTAGCTCCAGCATCACCGGCAATGGCAACCGTCTTGACTGGTACTTCCCCTGCAACATCTTCAGTCAGTACGGTGCATCTGGTGCCAACATTACGGGATACGAAACGCCGACGAATTGCCATCTTACCTCCAATGCTCGCGCATTACTGGAAAGAGTGCAAGTTCTTGGTCAGGTCTACTACACATGGGACGATATCAAGAATCCAAAACGCAACTTGGCTGTATACGGGTC TACCGTTCTCGACCTCAACCTGCTCAACTGGCTCAGTGGGGCACAAGTAAACTACCCCAAGATCTTTGACGACATGAAAACACCCAACGGGACCTTCAATGGTAAAGATCTGACCATGCTCTTCGAGCGCAGCAAGCAGCAGCAACTTGGACATTGCTTGCAAGATATTGTCAACATTGGGTTCATCGACACCAACTCGATCGGTTGCGTTGCTTCGTCAGTCGTCTTGTACCTCTCCTTGATTTTCATCATTGGTGTTGTCGGCATTCGTTTCATTATGGCCGTCATGTTCCAGTGGTTCTTCTCTTGGAAGCTTGGGAATTTCCCTCGCGAAACTTACGAGCAGCGGATGCAAAGGTCTACTGAAATCGAAAACTGGACGAACGACATTTATCGCCCCGCTCCCAGTGAACTTCGTCCTAATGTCAACAAGAACGGCCTTCGGCCAGGAAAGGGCAATCGAAAGACATTCTTGCCCAGCCATTCTCGATTCACTCCATCCGATAATCTTTTGAAGACAACAGGAGGCAGACCGACTACCGCGTACGGCATGCTTGATTCATCAAACACAAACTATAAACGTTCCACAATGTATTCAACCAAAGGTGGGAAAGGCACACCACCTGACTCACCAAATTATAGACAGTCCAGGAGCACAATGTCACTTGCGGAAGGATCTCCTCGTGGTAATTTCGCCGACAATCCTTGCCCCTTCCCATTGATCAACGTCGTGCCACAACCTCCTATCGACTATGAGCCTTTTAATTTCCCTTTGGCACACACTATTTGCCTTGTCACAGCCTATTCCGAGTCGGTTGAAGGTTTACGGACGACTCTTGATTCTCTGGCGACTACAGATTACCCCAATAGTCACAAGGTTATTCTTGTCATTGCCGATGGTATGGTCAAGGGTGCTGGCAATACGATGACGACGCCGGAGATTTgtttgacgatgatgaaggaATTCATCATCCCTGTCAACGAAGTCGAACCTCACTCCTATGTCGCTATCGCTGACGGTCACAAACGACACAACATGGCCAAGGTGTATGCAGGTTATTATGATTATGATGACGCTACGACAGAACGCTCGAAACAGCAACGTGTTCCCATGGTCCTTGTCGCCAAATGTGGTAATCCTCTCGAGGCTAACGACCCCAAGCCAGGAAATCGTGGCAAGCGCGACAGCCAGATTGTGCTTATGGCATTCCTACAGAAGGTCATGTTTGACGAGCGTATGACGACATTCGAGTACGAATTCTTCAACTCTCTTTGGCGTGTTACAGGAGTCAGTCCAGATCGGTACGAGCTTGTGCTCTGTGTAGATGCGGATACAAAGGTTTTCCCGGATTCGTTGACGCGTATGGTCAGTTGTATGATTCATGACGAAGATATCATGGGTCTCTGTGGAGAAACGAAGATTGCGAACAAGGCAGAAACCTTTGTGACAATGATGCAAG TCTTTGAGTACTATATCTCTCACCACATGACCAAGGCTTTCGAGTCTATGTTTGGAGGTGTAACTTGTTTGCCTGGTTGTTTCACCATGTACCGCATCAAGGCCCCTAAAGGCGACTCCGGTTATTGGGTGCCGATTCTCGCCAACCCCGATATCGTGGAGCACTATTCAGAGAATGTGGTCGATACCCTTCACAAAAAGAACTTGCTTTTGCTCGGAGAGGATCGATATCTCACGACCCTCATGTTGAAGACTTTCCCAAAGCGCAAGAATGTATTCTGCCCTCAGGCTGTTTGCAAGACTGTTGTTCCCGATACATTCCGCGTTTTACTGTCCCAACGTCGTCGCTGGATCAACTCAACGATACACAATTTGGCAGAACTTTTGTTAGTTCGCGATCTTTGCGGTACTTTCTGTTTCTCAATGCAATTCGTGGTTGGAATGGAATTGGCTGGAACCCTCGTCCTCCCTGCGGCTATCGCCTTTACCCTATACCTCATCGTAGTCTCTATCATTCCGGGAGGAACAAACACCACTATTCCTTTGATCCTTTTGGCCATTGTGCTTGGTCTTCCGGGTCTGTTGATTGTTGTCACCTCGCGCAAAATTGCCTACGTAGGTTGGATGTTGGTCTATCTCATCTCTCTGCCCATTTGGAACGGACTGCTTCCCGCTTATGCCTTTTGGCACTTCGACGACTTCTCATGGGGAGAAACAAGAAAGGTCCTCGGTGATAAAGGTGGTGATCACGGTGATAAGGAGGGAGAGTTCGATTCTTCGCATATTGTGATGAAACGATGGGCAGAATTTGAGCGTGACCGTCGCTGGAAGAGCGGGACGCAGTCAAGAGATTCTACCTACGAGAGGaa GACTGATAGTAACCGTTATTCGCTGGCATCCAATTCTGACCTTACACATCAACCACCTGCATTTGACGCGAGTACTTTGGAATCTGCGAATTATAGCAACCCTCGTCCAAGACATGATAGCAATGCCCTGCTAATGCTCCCTGCTCCGCTAGCCGTCAGCAACAGGCAGTTAATGTCTTCCGCGTCTTCTGTTGGAATGTCAAGGTCAAGCGAAGATGCCAATTACCCCCCGGATAATGGCTCGGGATCCAACCTCCGTCTAATTCCAAGTCCCCAGACGAATGATAGTTACACGACAGAGACATCCGAGTCTCCGTCGGCCAATCAACGCCTCCTTTCTCCAACCTCTCCCTTCGACCCGCGCTTCAGCCGACAAGGCCCGAGTCCTCAACCGCCCTCCGATCCGCAAAACCCGTTCCGATCACAAACGACATCACCTACGAATTACGACGAACACACACCATTTGTGCCGGACTACGATGACCCCACCGGACGAGGGGGACGAGGAGTGCGGCTTATGGACTCTGGACCTGTTCCTGGTCCGGAAGGTGTGCGCCGTGTTGCACGACAAGCAGGCAGACGGCCAACATCGCAAGCTCCTCCCCAAAACCGTTACTCTCGAAGTTCGACGGTGTTTTCTCTCCCGCCGGGTGCAGCACCACCGCAGCCAAATTATGGCAGCCCTCCACAGTGA
- a CDS encoding CRAL-TRIO domain-containing protein C23B6.04c: MSPTTTVLTTPAPGTVVGPIYEYSEEQQAKMAELREYAGTVMLPSSDDYYPWELRWLNQPDTIPRYMRSAKWDLPDAKKRILATLEWRREFKPDLIRPDEVKIESETGKIIINGFDKDGRPIIYMRPGRENTETSPRQLRHLVWCLERAKDLMPPGQESLVIIVDYKSTTLRTNPSISVARKVLNILQQHYVETLGRAIVVNLPFLLNFFYKGIAPFLDPVTRDKMRFNPDLFELVPASQLDADFGGEHEYEFEPESYWDQIIAACGVTPEGTRVDFPPPGVHNTSQSASSNISSISDNKVQADVTAISVEAVESAQPIQIAS; the protein is encoded by the exons ATGTCTCCCACTACCACCGTCCTCACCACCCCCGCTCCTGGCACCGTCGTCGGTCCAATTTACGAGTACTCCGAAGAGCAGCAGGCTAAGATGGCTGAGCTGCGCGAG TATGCAGGTACTGTCATGCTTCCTTCTTCAGACGACTACTATCCTTGGGAACTCCGATGGCTAAATCAGCCCGACACAATCCCTCGGTATATGCGCTCAGCCAAGTGGGACCTGCCAGATGCAAAGAAGCGTATTCTGGCTACCTTAGAGTGGCGCAGAGAATTTAAACCTGATCTTATTCGACCAGACGAAGTTAAAATAGAAAGCGAGACGGGTAAAAT CATCATCAACGGTTTCGATAAAGACGGTCGCCCTATTATTTATATGCGCCCGGGAAGAGAGAACACAGAGACGAGTCCTCGGCAGCTTCGACATCTTGTGTGGTGTTT GGAGCGCGCTAAAGACTTGATGCCACCCGGTCAAGAATCCCTTGTCATCATCGTTGACTATAAATCAACCACACTGCGTACAAACCCTTCAATCTCAGTGGcaagaaaggtgttgaacATTCTCCAGCAACACTATGTCGAAACCCTTGGTCGTGCCATCGTTGTCAACCTCCCATTCCTCCTCAACTTTTTCTATAAAGGGATTGCCCCTTTCCTCGATCCTGTAACCCGGGACAAG ATGCGTTTTAACCCCGACCTCTTTGAGCTCGTTCCAGCATCACAATTAGATGCCGACTTCGGAGGAGAGCATGAATATGAATTTGAGCCAGAGAGTTATTGGGACCAAATTATCGC cGCTTGTGGGGTAACTCCAGAGGGCACCCGCGTGGATTTCCCCCCGCCTGGCGTTCACAACACATCACAGTCGGCTTCTTCCAATATTTCGTCAATTTCCGACAACAAAGTTCAAGCTGACGTCACTGCAATTTCAGTCGAAGCGGTCGAGAGCGCCCAACCAATTCAAATTGCATCATAA